Proteins co-encoded in one Flavobacterium fluviale genomic window:
- a CDS encoding thioredoxin domain-containing protein, translating into MKNKILKTSITAIAFLWAVAAFSQNENHSSLSLDSFYSKIKSQKNPQIVDARTPEEFALNHIEGAVNFNLQSENYEQYTAQLDKSKPVFIYSIGAGRSVALEKELLKNGFSEAYSLEGGIANWIGNGKPFYSNLKSKLSLAEFNKIIADNKTVLVDIGSKYCGPCKKVKPVLETIRSEYGTNLKIVEIELEDSPQVIADLKTVKVFPTLILYQNGKIVFKKEGINDLKNEVDVALASK; encoded by the coding sequence ATGAAAAATAAAATCTTAAAAACCAGTATAACAGCAATTGCCTTTTTATGGGCAGTTGCTGCTTTTTCGCAAAATGAAAATCATTCTTCATTATCGTTAGACTCATTTTATTCGAAAATAAAAAGCCAAAAAAATCCGCAGATTGTCGATGCGCGAACTCCAGAGGAATTTGCTTTAAATCATATTGAAGGCGCTGTAAATTTCAACCTTCAATCTGAAAATTATGAACAATATACCGCTCAACTAGATAAATCCAAACCTGTATTTATTTATTCAATTGGCGCGGGCAGAAGTGTTGCTTTAGAAAAAGAATTATTAAAAAATGGTTTTTCAGAAGCCTATAGTTTAGAAGGCGGAATTGCCAACTGGATTGGAAACGGAAAGCCTTTTTATTCCAATCTAAAAAGCAAATTATCGTTGGCAGAATTCAATAAAATCATTGCCGATAACAAGACCGTTCTAGTAGATATTGGTTCCAAATACTGCGGGCCTTGTAAAAAAGTAAAACCTGTTTTAGAAACCATACGATCAGAATACGGAACAAATTTAAAAATCGTAGAAATTGAACTGGAAGACAGCCCGCAAGTTATTGCCGATTTAAAAACGGTAAAAGTTTTTCCGACCTTGATTTTATATCAAAACGGAAAAATTGTGTTTAAAAAAGAAGGCATCAATGATTTGAAAAATGAAGTTGATGTTGCATTGGCTTCTAAATAG
- a CDS encoding molybdopterin molybdotransferase MoeA, protein MIEVKEALEIVAANSNAMPMQKIKVHKALGHVVAETIYSPISMPPFRQSAMDGYAFTHSIRHQYDIVGISQAGDHSNIKLKQNEAIRIFTGAYVPDDADTVVMQEHVMANTDSILIAQMPEKNTNVRPKGEQIGKGDVVFEPNTLLTPAAIGFLACLGITEIEVYKKPKVGILVTGNELTEPGKKLKKGKIFESNSIMIQAALETIGIKKTKVYRVKDNLKATKNALKSILKKNDIVLISGGISVGDYDFVKEELLKNGVEELFYKINQKPGKPMFFGSKKETLVFALPGNPASSLTNFYIYVLPAVKNKMGFSEIHKPKVVRKLNAEIKNNTGKTLFLKAKYDETDVTILEGQSSAMLNSFAIANGLVIVEQDAENIKNGQLVTILPID, encoded by the coding sequence ATGATAGAAGTAAAAGAAGCTTTAGAAATTGTAGCAGCAAATAGTAATGCTATGCCAATGCAGAAAATTAAAGTGCATAAAGCGCTCGGTCATGTGGTGGCAGAAACAATTTATTCGCCAATTTCTATGCCTCCTTTTCGTCAATCGGCAATGGATGGATATGCTTTTACGCACAGTATAAGGCATCAATATGATATTGTTGGGATTTCTCAAGCTGGAGATCACTCCAATATTAAATTAAAACAAAACGAAGCTATCAGAATATTTACTGGTGCCTACGTGCCAGACGATGCAGATACAGTAGTAATGCAGGAGCATGTAATGGCCAATACAGATTCAATTCTAATTGCGCAGATGCCCGAGAAAAATACAAATGTTCGCCCGAAAGGAGAGCAGATTGGTAAGGGAGATGTTGTTTTCGAACCTAATACTTTGCTGACTCCAGCTGCAATTGGATTTCTAGCCTGCTTAGGAATTACAGAAATTGAAGTTTATAAAAAGCCAAAAGTCGGCATTTTAGTTACTGGAAATGAATTAACAGAACCTGGGAAAAAACTAAAAAAAGGGAAAATATTCGAAAGTAATTCGATTATGATTCAGGCAGCGCTCGAAACAATTGGAATCAAAAAAACAAAAGTTTACAGAGTAAAAGACAATCTAAAAGCTACGAAAAATGCACTTAAATCAATTTTAAAAAAGAATGATATCGTGTTAATTTCGGGCGGAATTTCTGTAGGAGATTATGATTTTGTAAAAGAGGAATTGTTGAAAAATGGAGTAGAAGAACTTTTTTATAAAATCAATCAGAAGCCGGGAAAACCAATGTTTTTTGGATCTAAAAAGGAAACCTTAGTTTTTGCACTTCCAGGAAATCCAGCTTCTTCGCTGACTAATTTTTATATTTATGTTTTGCCGGCTGTGAAAAACAAAATGGGTTTTTCTGAAATTCATAAACCAAAAGTAGTTAGAAAGCTAAATGCTGAGATAAAAAATAATACCGGAAAAACATTGTTTCTAAAAGCTAAATACGACGAAACAGACGTAACGATTCTAGAGGGGCAAAGCTCGGCAATGCTTAATTCTTTTGCCATCGCAAACGGATTGGTAATTGTAGAACAGGATGCAGAAAATATAAAAAATGGTCAATTAGTAACTATTTTACCAATTGATTAG
- a CDS encoding SusC/RagA family TonB-linked outer membrane protein, whose product MKKKLNIYIPLFILLITAGINAQNTTPLIQSKLDGTVVDDITNQPIIGASVNIKGTTHGVVTDAEGKFYFQTGQKFPYTLIVSYIGYKKLEIIVEKNPVIIHLKEERQELDELVVVGYGTQKRKDITGSVASVPKANLSQVTSSADNLLRGAISGVVVTQSSGRPGASSSVRIRGGNSITAGNEPLYVVDGILIYNDNSNSSAGVAFSGASVNVLSTINPADIESIEVLKDASATAIYGSRGANGVVIITTKKGTKGQDNISYQGYFGFQNISKKLRLMNASEWASLRNDVQASIGQAPSFSAAQIEALKTSGNYDWQSAAFVTAAPIQSHNLSFSGGDERSRYAISAGYFDQDGIVLGSDFKRISLRANYERNYSQNFKFGVNANYTNSISNGVGTNGGAAAGRNPNPLVSVLLLAPVVPIKNADGSYNVTNNPYATSVNGYIQNPINDLENTINETKLNRILTSLFGEYKINKKLTAKVAVSGDVLNTKQNYYAPANTTTGAGTKGLASIGERVVSSVLNENTLNYNTNFGENHRFSALGGYTLQYTKGEVVNAGAQTFVNDANTYNALQDGVPVKPYSDAYESVLKSWLARVNYSYKGKYNFTLSGRADGSSRFGSESLWGYFPSAGFSWNITDEEFANNIKGVTEAKLRITAGTTGNQEIGNYLPLASMGSVNYSFGGTLYTGLAPTRLANPDLKWEKTDQYNVGLDLSLLDRKINFVFDVYYKKTNDLLINVPVPLSSGYATVLQNIGGVENKGIEVGLTTENIKTKNFAWNSNIVFSANKNKVTEIGNGVNEFFPVVPNGSLLQQQPVIVKVGLPLGSFWGYRTNGIFQTQEEVNTQPKINSLANTRVGDRKYVDANGDGVINALDKGNLGTSQPKFVGSFSNTISYNDFDLNFSFQGSYGGKIFNALNQQLEISTLGTNAASTLNDRWTPTNPSSEIPRATSSPLGIVSERYVEDASFLRLKLITLGYTLPKSVSKKLGTKSVKFYISAENLITWTKYTGYDPEVSSYEQNNLYPGIDFGSYPNSKTFISGLNVTF is encoded by the coding sequence ATGAAAAAAAAGTTAAACATATACATACCTCTGTTTATCCTCTTAATAACGGCGGGAATAAATGCCCAAAATACTACTCCTTTAATCCAATCTAAACTCGACGGAACAGTTGTCGATGACATTACAAATCAACCCATTATAGGCGCTTCTGTTAATATCAAAGGAACGACCCATGGCGTTGTTACCGATGCTGAAGGAAAATTTTATTTTCAAACAGGTCAGAAATTTCCATATACATTAATTGTAAGTTACATAGGATATAAAAAATTAGAAATTATAGTTGAAAAAAATCCCGTAATTATTCATTTAAAAGAAGAAAGACAAGAATTAGACGAATTGGTGGTTGTAGGTTACGGAACTCAAAAAAGAAAAGACATTACAGGTTCTGTTGCTTCTGTCCCTAAAGCCAATTTATCTCAGGTAACTTCTTCTGCAGACAATCTTCTTAGAGGCGCAATCTCTGGAGTGGTAGTTACGCAAAGTTCTGGGCGTCCCGGCGCTTCTTCAAGTGTTCGTATTCGTGGAGGAAATTCTATAACTGCAGGTAACGAACCTTTGTATGTTGTAGACGGAATCTTAATTTATAACGACAATTCAAACAGTTCTGCCGGAGTAGCTTTTTCGGGTGCAAGCGTTAACGTTTTGTCTACTATTAACCCTGCAGATATCGAGTCTATAGAAGTATTAAAAGATGCTTCTGCAACTGCAATTTATGGTTCTCGCGGTGCAAACGGTGTTGTAATTATTACGACTAAAAAAGGAACAAAAGGACAAGATAATATTTCGTACCAAGGCTATTTTGGATTTCAGAATATCTCAAAAAAACTTAGACTGATGAATGCCAGCGAATGGGCTAGCCTGAGAAATGATGTTCAAGCAAGTATTGGTCAGGCGCCATCTTTTTCTGCTGCGCAGATAGAAGCCTTAAAAACCTCTGGTAATTATGACTGGCAGTCTGCAGCTTTTGTAACTGCAGCGCCAATACAAAGTCACAACTTGTCTTTTTCTGGAGGTGATGAAAGATCCAGATACGCAATTTCCGCAGGTTATTTTGATCAGGACGGAATTGTTTTGGGCAGTGACTTTAAACGTATTTCACTTCGAGCTAACTACGAAAGAAATTACTCTCAGAACTTCAAATTTGGCGTAAATGCGAATTATACTAATTCCATTTCTAATGGTGTTGGTACAAACGGCGGTGCGGCAGCAGGAAGAAATCCGAATCCATTGGTCAGCGTTTTGCTACTAGCGCCTGTTGTTCCCATCAAGAATGCTGATGGAAGTTACAACGTAACCAACAATCCTTACGCAACTTCTGTAAATGGTTATATTCAAAATCCTATTAATGATTTAGAAAATACCATTAACGAAACTAAACTTAATCGAATTTTAACCAGCTTATTTGGTGAATATAAAATCAATAAAAAATTGACTGCTAAAGTTGCTGTAAGCGGAGATGTATTAAATACAAAACAAAACTATTATGCACCCGCAAACACTACTACTGGAGCAGGGACAAAGGGTTTAGCTTCTATTGGAGAAAGAGTTGTAAGTTCTGTTTTAAATGAAAACACATTAAACTACAATACAAATTTTGGCGAAAATCATAGGTTTTCTGCTTTAGGAGGTTACACACTTCAATATACAAAAGGCGAAGTCGTGAATGCTGGCGCTCAGACATTTGTAAACGATGCCAATACCTATAATGCACTGCAAGATGGTGTACCCGTAAAACCATACAGTGATGCTTACGAAAGTGTTTTAAAATCATGGCTGGCAAGAGTAAATTATTCTTATAAAGGAAAATATAATTTCACATTATCCGGCCGTGCAGATGGTTCTTCGCGATTTGGTTCTGAATCACTTTGGGGTTATTTCCCCTCAGCAGGATTTTCTTGGAATATTACTGATGAAGAATTCGCCAATAATATAAAAGGTGTTACCGAAGCCAAACTTAGAATTACTGCTGGAACAACAGGAAACCAAGAAATTGGAAATTATCTTCCGCTGGCATCTATGGGTTCTGTAAACTATTCTTTTGGAGGTACACTTTACACAGGACTAGCTCCTACCCGATTGGCAAATCCAGATTTGAAATGGGAAAAAACAGATCAGTACAATGTTGGATTGGATTTATCATTACTAGACCGAAAAATCAATTTTGTTTTTGATGTCTATTACAAAAAAACAAACGATTTATTAATCAATGTTCCAGTTCCATTAAGTTCTGGTTATGCCACTGTTCTTCAAAATATTGGAGGAGTTGAAAATAAAGGTATTGAAGTTGGTTTGACCACAGAAAACATCAAAACAAAAAATTTTGCATGGAATTCAAACATAGTATTTTCAGCTAACAAAAATAAGGTGACAGAAATTGGAAATGGTGTAAATGAGTTTTTTCCAGTAGTTCCAAACGGTTCATTATTACAGCAGCAGCCTGTAATTGTAAAAGTAGGTCTTCCTCTAGGAAGCTTCTGGGGATATCGAACTAACGGAATTTTCCAAACGCAGGAAGAAGTTAATACACAGCCAAAAATCAACAGTTTAGCCAACACACGAGTGGGAGACAGAAAATATGTCGATGCAAATGGCGACGGTGTAATTAATGCTTTGGATAAAGGAAATTTAGGAACTTCTCAGCCAAAATTTGTTGGGAGTTTCAGCAACACGATTTCATATAATGACTTTGACTTGAATTTTTCTTTCCAAGGATCTTATGGCGGAAAAATCTTCAACGCTTTAAATCAGCAGTTGGAAATCTCTACACTGGGAACCAATGCAGCATCGACTTTAAATGACCGCTGGACACCAACAAATCCAAGCAGTGAAATTCCGAGAGCAACAAGTTCTCCATTAGGAATTGTTTCAGAGCGTTATGTAGAAGATGCTTCTTTCTTACGATTAAAATTAATCACATTGGGGTATACTTTACCAAAAAGTGTTTCTAAAAAACTGGGAACCAAAAGTGTAAAATTCTACATCTCAGCAGAAAACTTAATTACATGGACAAAATATACTGGTTATGATCCAGAGGTAAGTTCATACGAACAAAACAACTTATATCCGGGAATCGATTTTGGTTCTTATCCAAATTCAAAAACATTCATCTCGGGCTTGAACGTAACTTTCTAA
- a CDS encoding sterol desaturase family protein, translating to MAIVQKEKLTRDLAISFFIYSLPVIAIYLYFKLTGGSVSESHLTLPSWLEFAQPVFANIRTWGLIVFMLVLGVIEFAAGLYDDEWTGEERKIDIVSFLAPKLLLPPVIAFFSLTALPYLLPNAANSLSWVPFWGGFFLIAIADDLTQYWYHRLHHQVPFLWRFHRTHHSAPYMGMAMASRQNFIYTVFFSQIYLTATLTYLGLGLPALFVLVIKSFITLGAHSSIPWDKPFYKYRVLHPIAWVLERLISTPATHQAHHADTSGDGVGHFKGNFGNMFFIWDIIFGTGLITRKYPKSFGTKSYKQEEWYAQFLWPIFKSKKEGSALAEGVLSLPLKSKPVTAEESPSPVLEQA from the coding sequence ATGGCAATAGTTCAAAAAGAAAAATTAACAAGAGACTTAGCAATAAGCTTTTTTATTTATTCATTACCGGTAATAGCAATTTACCTTTATTTTAAACTAACAGGCGGATCTGTAAGCGAATCGCATTTAACATTACCTTCTTGGCTCGAATTTGCGCAGCCTGTTTTTGCAAACATTAGAACATGGGGATTAATAGTTTTTATGCTGGTTTTGGGAGTAATCGAATTTGCAGCAGGTTTGTACGACGACGAATGGACCGGCGAAGAACGCAAAATAGATATCGTATCCTTCTTAGCACCAAAGCTGCTTTTACCGCCGGTAATTGCTTTTTTCAGTTTAACTGCATTACCTTATTTACTTCCAAATGCGGCAAATTCACTTTCGTGGGTTCCGTTTTGGGGAGGCTTTTTCTTAATTGCAATTGCCGATGATTTAACGCAGTATTGGTATCACAGATTGCATCACCAAGTGCCGTTTTTATGGCGTTTTCATAGAACACACCATTCGGCTCCGTATATGGGAATGGCGATGGCGTCCAGACAAAACTTTATTTACACGGTTTTCTTCTCTCAAATTTATTTAACAGCAACACTAACTTATTTAGGTTTAGGGCTTCCTGCTTTATTTGTTTTAGTAATTAAAAGTTTTATCACTTTGGGAGCGCATTCTAGCATTCCATGGGATAAACCTTTCTACAAATACAGAGTATTGCATCCAATTGCATGGGTTTTAGAAAGACTGATTTCTACTCCTGCCACACATCAAGCACATCACGCAGATACAAGCGGAGATGGTGTCGGACACTTTAAAGGCAATTTCGGAAACATGTTTTTTATCTGGGATATCATTTTTGGAACGGGATTGATTACTCGAAAATATCCTAAATCATTTGGAACAAAATCGTACAAACAAGAAGAGTGGTACGCGCAATTTTTATGGCCAATATTTAAATCTAAAAAAGAAGGAAGCGCATTGGCTGAAGGCGTCTTGTCACTTCCATTAAAATCAAAACCAGTTACTGCAGAGGAATCTCCGTCACCAGTATTGGAGCAAGCTTAG
- a CDS encoding RagB/SusD family nutrient uptake outer membrane protein — translation MKKIIITFLFSAGLLVSCTELEVTPTSFVTEDNYFITQDDAVASVTAVYASLSIDPGEQSLFGRNLYFLTDMGSDYAAAGVSATNPQVRALSALTHDATSDRVQVAWRQIYNGINRANVSIDNIPKVSGNEVIKTRLINEAKFIRALLYFQAVRLWGGVPIVLHEAKSINLGDLKTNRATVEEVYAQIITDLSDAEALPPTYTASDAGRATSGAAKAILAKVYLTRKDWPNAILKSREVINGGYGYALFEEFQDIFTKTKKNGKEHIFSVQFEPNQAGNGSSGSTFQATSFTGFTATEPADIISDVALFYDIYASGDKRRDVSYAKQLLNPTTGTLYTFPKPIFKKYLDLTNLATPGNVAINFPIIRYADILLSLAEAINEQGGPTAESYELINQVRRRAFGKPITTADATVDFAGLNQTSFRAAIQEERKKEFVQEGQRWFDLVRWGTLVTEVKKVTAKNSVSERNNLYPIPQSERNINPDGLPQNPGY, via the coding sequence ATGAAAAAGATTATTATAACATTCCTTTTTAGTGCAGGTTTACTTGTATCGTGCACGGAACTAGAGGTAACGCCTACCTCTTTTGTAACCGAAGACAATTATTTTATCACGCAAGATGATGCTGTTGCGAGTGTCACTGCTGTTTACGCTTCTTTAAGTATTGATCCCGGTGAACAGAGTTTGTTTGGAAGAAACCTTTATTTCTTAACCGATATGGGTTCAGATTATGCTGCTGCAGGGGTTTCGGCTACCAACCCACAGGTTAGGGCATTGAGTGCCTTAACTCATGATGCAACAAGCGACCGTGTTCAAGTAGCTTGGAGACAAATTTATAACGGAATTAACAGAGCGAATGTTTCTATTGACAATATCCCGAAAGTATCTGGTAATGAAGTTATCAAAACACGATTGATTAACGAAGCTAAATTTATAAGAGCGCTGCTTTATTTTCAGGCAGTTCGACTTTGGGGCGGTGTTCCGATTGTTTTACACGAAGCAAAATCTATTAATTTAGGAGATTTAAAAACCAACCGAGCAACTGTAGAAGAAGTCTATGCTCAAATCATTACCGATTTAAGTGATGCCGAAGCTTTACCTCCAACTTATACTGCTTCAGATGCAGGTCGTGCTACGTCTGGTGCTGCAAAAGCAATTTTGGCAAAAGTTTATTTGACTAGAAAAGATTGGCCGAATGCCATTTTAAAGTCAAGAGAAGTAATTAACGGTGGATACGGATATGCTTTATTCGAAGAATTTCAGGATATTTTTACTAAAACGAAAAAGAACGGAAAAGAACATATTTTCTCTGTTCAGTTTGAGCCCAATCAAGCAGGAAACGGTTCTAGCGGCAGTACTTTTCAAGCAACTTCTTTTACTGGATTTACAGCTACAGAACCAGCAGATATTATCTCAGATGTCGCATTGTTTTATGATATTTATGCGTCTGGGGATAAAAGAAGAGATGTAAGTTATGCCAAACAATTATTGAATCCTACAACTGGAACACTTTACACATTTCCGAAACCAATTTTTAAAAAATACTTGGATTTAACCAATCTGGCAACGCCTGGAAATGTCGCTATCAACTTTCCAATTATTCGTTATGCTGATATTTTATTGTCATTAGCGGAAGCGATAAATGAACAAGGCGGACCAACTGCCGAATCTTATGAATTGATCAATCAGGTACGAAGAAGAGCTTTTGGAAAACCAATCACCACAGCTGATGCGACTGTTGACTTCGCTGGATTAAACCAAACTTCTTTTAGAGCTGCAATTCAGGAAGAACGCAAGAAAGAATTTGTTCAGGAAGGACAAAGATGGTTTGATTTGGTAAGATGGGGAACTTTGGTTACTGAAGTGAAAAAAGTAACGGCTAAAAACTCGGTTTCAGAAAGAAATAACCTTTATCCGATTCCGCAGAGCGAAAGAAACATCAACCCTGATGGATTACCTCAAAACCCAGGATATTAA
- a CDS encoding arylsulfatase, which translates to MKKFKNSIAVKSPKKGLLITAFLVAQLGMAQEKQEFKGTIGKTLADSKEYWPDPVTAPKGAPNVVWILLDDVGFGASSSFGGLINTPTFDNLANNGLRYTNFHTTAICAPTRAALLTGRNSGRVHVSGFSHTILSAGFPGWDGRIPSDKGTIAEILRANGYNTFAVGKYGVTPDEEASDAGPFDRWPTGKGFDHFYGFLGSQTDQYNPDLVEDQVHIKPDCRHLNELITDKAISYIQKQQKAAPGKPFFLYYAPGAVHAPHQVAEKWVEPYKGKFDEGWDVYREKVLANQKKLGTVTSNAVLPERNALITEWKKLSPDQKKVYARFMEVYAGFLTYTDYEIGRVVNYLKESGQLDNTLIFVAIGDNGASKEGTLQGTISQSLFSQGKTDEENFQSNLNNIGEIGTAKGLNTNYPLGWAQATNVPFKNWKQDAHSEGGTRNPLIVFYPNGIKDKGGIRNQYSHVTDLLPTTLAIAGIKAPEYIKGIKQDIIQGSSFQASLDNPKAESLHKVQYYYIFGNRAIYKDGWKASAAHLPDSFAVKKSLGSNEKPAPSNFDTDVWELYNLNEDFNERNNLAKKYPEKLAELQKLFDEQAKENNVYPLIDWQDVYNRRIHNTGADKGKTVSDLIKQATKPGSTN; encoded by the coding sequence ATGAAAAAATTTAAAAATAGCATTGCAGTCAAAAGTCCGAAGAAAGGACTTTTGATTACTGCTTTTCTTGTTGCACAACTGGGAATGGCGCAGGAAAAACAAGAGTTTAAAGGCACAATCGGCAAAACTTTGGCTGATTCTAAAGAATACTGGCCAGATCCGGTAACGGCTCCAAAAGGTGCTCCGAATGTAGTTTGGATTTTGTTGGATGATGTTGGATTTGGAGCTTCAAGTTCTTTTGGAGGATTAATCAATACGCCGACTTTTGATAATCTGGCAAATAACGGTCTACGTTATACCAACTTTCATACAACAGCTATTTGTGCTCCTACCCGAGCCGCTTTATTGACTGGAAGAAATTCAGGAAGAGTTCACGTAAGCGGATTTTCCCACACTATTTTATCGGCAGGATTTCCTGGCTGGGATGGAAGAATTCCTTCTGACAAAGGGACAATTGCAGAGATTCTTCGTGCAAACGGTTACAATACTTTTGCCGTTGGAAAATATGGCGTAACACCAGATGAAGAAGCGTCAGATGCAGGTCCGTTTGACAGGTGGCCAACTGGAAAAGGTTTCGATCATTTCTACGGATTCTTAGGTTCGCAAACCGACCAGTACAATCCTGATCTAGTAGAAGACCAAGTTCATATTAAACCTGATTGTCGCCATTTAAATGAATTAATAACTGACAAAGCCATCAGCTATATTCAGAAACAGCAAAAAGCCGCTCCGGGAAAACCTTTCTTTTTATATTATGCACCAGGAGCTGTACACGCACCTCATCAGGTTGCTGAAAAATGGGTCGAGCCTTATAAAGGAAAATTTGACGAAGGCTGGGATGTGTACCGCGAAAAAGTATTGGCCAACCAAAAGAAATTAGGAACTGTTACTTCAAATGCTGTTCTGCCAGAACGTAACGCGCTTATAACAGAATGGAAAAAATTGAGTCCAGACCAAAAGAAAGTATATGCAAGATTTATGGAAGTGTACGCTGGATTTTTAACTTATACCGATTATGAAATTGGAAGAGTAGTTAATTATCTAAAAGAAAGCGGACAGCTGGATAATACTTTAATTTTTGTGGCAATTGGAGATAATGGAGCTAGTAAAGAAGGAACTTTACAAGGAACTATTAGTCAAAGTTTGTTTTCACAAGGAAAAACAGATGAAGAAAATTTTCAAAGTAATTTGAATAATATCGGAGAGATCGGAACAGCAAAAGGTTTAAATACCAACTATCCTTTAGGATGGGCACAGGCAACAAATGTTCCTTTCAAAAACTGGAAACAAGACGCACATTCAGAAGGAGGAACTCGTAATCCTTTAATTGTTTTTTATCCAAACGGAATTAAAGATAAAGGCGGCATTAGAAATCAATACAGCCATGTAACCGATTTGCTTCCAACTACATTAGCTATTGCCGGAATTAAAGCTCCAGAATATATCAAAGGAATTAAACAAGACATTATTCAGGGTTCTTCTTTCCAAGCTTCTTTGGATAATCCGAAAGCAGAATCATTACACAAAGTGCAGTATTACTACATTTTCGGAAACAGAGCAATTTATAAAGATGGATGGAAAGCCTCTGCAGCACATTTACCAGATTCATTTGCTGTGAAAAAATCTTTGGGTAGCAACGAAAAACCTGCTCCAAGCAACTTCGATACAGATGTTTGGGAATTATACAATCTAAACGAGGATTTTAACGAACGTAACAATCTTGCTAAAAAATATCCTGAAAAACTAGCCGAACTTCAAAAACTATTTGACGAACAAGCCAAAGAAAATAACGTCTATCCATTGATTGACTGGCAGGATGTTTACAACAGAAGAATTCATAATACAGGCGCCGACAAAGGAAAAACAGTTTCAGATCTAATTAAACAAGCCACCAAACCAGGAAGTACGAATTAA